DNA sequence from the Phoenix dactylifera cultivar Barhee BC4 unplaced genomic scaffold, palm_55x_up_171113_PBpolish2nd_filt_p 001369F, whole genome shotgun sequence genome:
cagcactccgaccacgagtcggagatctcttgataacgacaggctattccccagaggcacgctgcggcctcctgctccactactccctgcaacggctgtatccgatgctgctccacgatctcctgtatcagccgtacaaagcggaactccactacgccctgtcatggcagtacccggcgctgctccacgacgccctgtaaccgccatgtcagtggccactccatcgtgccccacgatgacaaacccccctgagggaccccccagccaggtatatatgcagctggggggagaagggggggggtaagcaatatctcgCTGAGTATTCTCCTACTTGGGATCATCTCtcatcctcctccaatctcctctgacttgatcgtcggagggcccccactaccccagtggtggtgcgaggcttgtttgcaggtctcccggtggaaggtgaaGCGCAACCAACTCCAACTCAGACAAcccagacggaaccccgttcacaccgccgcgtcaatcgttctcggtttggaccaccagcaacaaacaTCAACTACTTTTTGACAATGTAGAGTATTTCACCTatactatttatttttaaaattattattatcacTTACGTGCAAAATGAAATAAGAAGCATGCAGGTCATCGTAAACCACCATAACTTTACATACTCCTGTAACGAGTTACAATATCCATAATCAATATcatgttattttatttataagggGACTTGTGACGCCACTGTCCAATATACAATAATGAACTTAAATTAACTTGTAATAACAAATTTCCGAAATATTCTACACTGAATCATCATATTGGTGATTTTTAATTAGCATCTATATTTTGATAATAGTTTTTAAAATTAACATATCTCTACTCCAAAATCTTCAAGAGGCCGTGCATGTTTGTTATGTGCAATTATCTCACATGATGTAGTAGAAAATAAGTCTACTACTATTTATCAGGTGAACTAGAGAGGTATGATCATATTGGTCCTGCTTGATGTGGCACCTTGTGGCTCCTTCATGACTAGGTCGACTCCAGACCAATTCAAGAGCCAAGCCGAGCAAGGCCAAAATTAACCAGCCTCCAACGTCACACATCACCTGACGTTCCGAATAAAGTCCTGTGGGCTGTGGCTCAGCCATACGATCATTCAATTCGACACTTATTCAAAGTTGATCACCCGAGCTTTACCTTTGATAGTAATCTAACCACTTCATGGAGAAACATTCTCTTTTCCTCACGCTGAAAGTTTTAAAATTGCAGTAATGACCCTATATAGCTATGGGACATACCAGGTTGCTATAGCATGACCTTGGATGATTACATCGCATCTTAAGATGGTTAAGATGCAGTTATAGAATGTCTTTCAGTAGTCATCGTGCACCCCCTAACCATTAAAGCACGACAGGGAGGAGATTCTCTCCGATGGCTATATATAGACTCAAAACTCCTCCATGAACGGCAGAATAGTAAAGCGACTTACAAGCCTTTATTTATTCTATCTTGCTCCTTATCTTCTTCCATATATAGTTTTAAAATTCTATTTGACTTAGGCGTCGTAATATTAAGACAACTTTATTGAGTTTTTTTGATTTGCTATTATTTTGTAAATGACAGAGGCAACaacatggattttttttaagaagaaaaGCCCGAAAGGAGGGATTGACGTGGATGGAAAACTAGCAGTGTGTATGGAATCCTTGTGGTATGTACGGTAGTTATCGTACTTGCAAGAACATCCTTCCATGCGGTTCCTCTCCGTTGCCGGTGACTTCCGGCCCTTGCGTTGACGTCATGCGCTGGGTACTCCCTGACGTGGACTCGATGCGTGGGCCCCACGGTGCTCTTCGTCCACGCCGACCTCAAAGAATATGGTGCgaccgctttttttttttttttttttttttttttttgcgtacaATGGTGCGACCGCTTCGCCGGCTTTTCGCACCTCTTACTCCTTGACGACTCGATTGGATCTGGGTTCCTCGTCCAAATACATTTCTAGAAACCTAATTTttacaaatataatatttaaaaaataattttggtatGTTTGATTGCTTATAAAAAATcgctattttaaaaaaaataacaaattagaAGAGTAAATTCCGCTTATAAACCCACCTTGAcagtttctccttttcttcactCCTGGTCTCTCTCAGTTCAAAGTCCTCTCCCTCGTGCGATTCTTCCATGGAAGTCGAGAATGCCGCTCTTCGTAGCCTCGATCTCCCACCGCTTACATTCCATCACTCCTTAAATATGGAATCGGAACCAATGGTCCTAGAAGCCAATCAAGATCCCGAAGCGCTCGAATCGGCGGCCCTCGGCGGTGCTCCTCCCTCGTCGCCGGGTCTCCAATCCGAGCTCGTCGGAGATCTTTCGGGGGCGGCCCCCGAGCTCAATTCGATGATCGCCGGAGCTCATCCGGATTCCAAAGCTCTCGAAGCTATGGCGGCGGACGCTCCGCCCTCTCCGGCGGTTCCTCGAGATCGTCCGGACCGCGACGGCCTTGAATCGACGACCGTCGAGCTCGGGTCAACTGTTGTCCGAGCTCACCGGGACTGGAAAGAGCTCAAAGCGACGGCAGCAGGCGCTCCGCCCTTTGCTTCGGTGCTTGAGGAAGCGGTTCTTGGAGCTCATCCGGAACGCGACGCGGTTGAACGGCCGGTAAGCGAAGCTCCGATCTCCGAGAGATCGGAGTCGAAAGCGGCGACGAAGGTTCAGAAGGTTTACAGGAGCTACCGCACCAGGCGCAGGTTAGCAGACTCCGCCGTCGTCGCCGAGGAGCTGTGGTAGGTGTTATGATCCTTCGAGTTTCTATCTTGGCTTGTTGTTTTTCCCCTTGTTTTGGTACTTTGGTTCTTGATATCCAGATATGGAATTTTTTTTCctgttattgattttttttccttttgtttgggAATTTCCGAAGGTGGCAAGCGATAGACTACGCTCGCCTCAACCACAGTACGGTTTCGTTCTTCGACTATCTAAAACCGGAGACGGCGATCTCGCGATGGAATCGAGTTAGCCTGAACGCTTCCAAGgctggttttatttttttttccttttttttaagctCTTTTTCTATCCTCTTTCGTTGATTTCGTCAGTGTTTCTTTAAGAAAAGCTCGGGTGGTTTAAGGGTTTCTGGTTTGACTCCTCGCAGGTTGGTCAGGGTTTATCCAAAGACGCCAGAGCTCTGAAGCTGGCTTTTCAACACTGGATCGAGGCTGTAAGTCTAAATAGACTCTGGACTGttcttttaacttttcttttttccttttcttgcttTGTTTCGTTCTAATCTTAGCCGCAAAATCTCCGAACTATTAAATATTTTCACTACTTtgctttttaatttttaatttttatttttttggacaaATTACTGTGTgatgattaattttttattttcacaaAAAGGTCACCGAATCTTGTATAAGTTCATCGTGATTTTGCTGAAAGCTTTAGAATTGATATCTTTCAGTGAGGTCTTAGTTTCTCATGTACAGAGGGAAGCCAATCAGGTTGCTGTTTGGCTCTCCAAAGAGGGTCTTTCATCAAATTTTGGGctatatttttctaattttccaTCTTCGGGGAGTGAACTTGTGCAGAGGGATATCGCCACTGTTTTGTACTCTCGCTTTATtgataataataattatgcttAGGACTTTTTTTCTGCTACATTCTTTTTTGACAGATCATAAAGATTTCCCCTTCCTGAATAATTCCATGTCACTAAACATGCGATTTTGTTTCAAATTTGAAGCTATGAAATGTAATTATatttatgtgtttttttttcttgtattttagATTGATCCACAACATCGTTATGGACATAACCTACACCTCTACTATGACGAATGGTGTAAAAGCCAGGCCGGGCAACCTTTCTTCTACTGGTGAGCACTGAACCCTCAGCATTTGTCCAAATAATGTGATGATTACAAATTAGTTGGAACTTCTGTCTGACAAATCATAGGTCAAGATGTGTTGCCATTTTTTGACAGAAGTTTGGGCATGAATTCTGAAAATCATGATGCTGCTAGAACAGTATAAACATTCATTTCATATTTCACATTTCAGATTTTTGAGAAAGATGCTGCACATGTTATTCAAAGCTAACCTataaaaagaagggaaaaacatGAACACCCTATACTACAGCATAACAAGCAggacttcttttcttttcttttttttgaaaaaattctttactTTGGCCATCATTCTGATCCAGAAGTTTTCAGGTGAAATAATGTTTCATGATCATCCAAGATAAGTAGTTGGATGTTAAAGTGAACCTTTACATACGCATACTTCCTAGTTAGGATCATATGATCCGTGACCTGGAAAAAGCATTACCCTATACAGTCTAGATGTCATCCTAAAATTGGGATCACATAAGTACTCTATTATGGataatactcttttttttttcatgtgtgTATGTGTGCGTGCAGGCGAAGGGGAGTTTACTAGCATACTTGCCATTATAACTTTGAAAATTTGATTTCTTTATTCAAAATGAATTAAGTTAAATCATTTTTCAAATAAGGATTGTAATAATTAACATATAATTGGGTGTGTTTATTTGTTCTATGGTCTATGccattgtttgttttttttgtcgATCAAATAATCATACATTATGGAATTATATTTGATAAATTTGACATGATGTTTGTTTCATCGAACATGCTACATATGGGCATGGTTGcagaaattaaattttgtatgttTATATGTTATGTCTTTCATGATTTATCTAATGTACAATTGACTTATTCTCgggttttttaaaaaatatatattttttgaaagaaatcaaaattcaaaagaatcccATTATTTATGTTCTGATCCACAATGCTTCAATCCCAATCTTGTCAATTTTTTTCAACTTTATGAAATTAACACATGTGAACAATGGGCTAAGATATGATGGTACTATTGACTAGCGGTTTTCAGTTTATGATTATTCTCTGTGAAGGGTTGAGCCTAACAACATCATTTGTGCAGGCTGAATATTGGTGACGGCAGAGATGTGGATCTTAAGGAATGCCCAAGGTCACAGCTTCGGAAACAATGCATTAAATATCTTGGCCCTGTAAGATCTTTttcattttgaatattttaCAAATTTACATTTGTAGACATTTGGTTTTATGGTAATGAAAATTAAGGGTGGCAGCCAAATTGGCCTCTGCTTAATATTTCATTCCCTGCTAATTACTGTGGAGAAGCATACTTATCACAACCAGGGTGACTGAACTTTTTATTCTATCTGATTGATTTATAAATGAAGTCCAGAGACATGTTAGACATACACATATATTAGACTCTATAATAAATTTGCAGCTTGCATGCTTGACCCCAGATGCTGTGGCAAAAATGAGCTTCCA
Encoded proteins:
- the LOC120108509 gene encoding IQ domain-containing protein IQM3-like, yielding MEVENAALRSLDLPPLTFHHSLNMESEPMVLEANQDPEALESAALGGAPPSSPGLQSELVGDLSGAAPELNSMIAGAHPDSKALEAMAADAPPSPAVPRDRPDRDGLESTTVELGSTVVRAHRDWKELKATAAGAPPFASVLEEAVLGAHPERDAVERPVSEAPISERSESKAATKVQKVYRSYRTRRRLADSAVVAEELWWQAIDYARLNHSTVSFFDYLKPETAISRWNRVSLNASKVGQGLSKDARALKLAFQHWIEAIDPQHRYGHNLHLYYDEWCKSQAGQPFFYWLNIGDGRDVDLKECPRSQLRKQCIKYLGPQERENYEYVPMEGKIVHKQSGELLDTTKGSEKAKWIFVMSTSGRLYAGQKKKGKFHHSSFLAGGATIAAGRLIAENGILKSIWPYSGHYRPSKENLTHLLSLLRENGVDLDEVQIHSLSNEDYEDAKETLQIEGVIEAFEPSKVPRLVMPTERKKSQYSEQTVGTQADENVQVETKGIYKRTLSGGLQSPKADVPQKAILERIKSKRDTSSLQLGHQLSLKWSTGAGPRIGCVADYPVQVRVQALEFVNLSPRVPTPSRSQGFPPCSSPSWASSCTMSSPTSTMSPTRSCLSDITPSADATARTRSF